In a genomic window of Onychostoma macrolepis isolate SWU-2019 chromosome 08, ASM1243209v1, whole genome shotgun sequence:
- the tmem81 gene encoding transmembrane protein 81, with product MAHSALWLVLLHWVFLHSPSRCNNLTKAELQELEKISTWVITRSFPCSATCGLGLRTQELCPTGGNRNISSTSCKMRTIRCLDTWQCGLKTQTTTAGQRLVLDCLEEVMEAMGRFAFVVSWRFAHGIITSDDSLFSRYEALSLDKVVLDPLGEEDSGTYRCDVLDTGKRRVKRMYKGVKVLSPKEVSLDFAKGLIHWENPESLFPNMTTTGNPYPSSIVRNMVLISVSISAAMAALILLLLWGFYRLTLKRTAQLSQNNV from the coding sequence ATGGCTCATTCAGCACTTTGGCTGGTGTTGTTGCACTGGGTATTCCTGCACTCCCCAAGCAGGTGTAATAATTTAACCAAAGCTGAACTGCAAGAATTGGAGAAGATCAGCACCTGGGTCATCACCCGCAGCTTTCCCTGCAGTGCCACCTGCGGGCTTGGCCTCCGCACTCAAGAGCTCTGCCCTACTGGGGGAAACAGAAACATCTCCAGCACTTCCTGCAAGATGAGGACCATCCGCTGCCTAGACACCTGGCAGTGTGGACTAAAGACCCAAACGACAACTGCTGGTCAGCGTCTGGTGCTTGACTGCTTAGAGGAAGTGATGGAAGCCATGGGCCGCTTTGCATTTGTGGTGTCTTGGCGCTTTGCCCATGGAATCATCACATCTGATGACTCGCTATTCAGCCGCTATGAAGCCCTGAGCCTGGACAAGGTGGTACTAGACCCCCTCGGAGAAGAGGATTCTGGGACATACCGCTGTGACGTACTGGACACTGGCAAACGAAGAGTGAAGAGAATGTATAAAGGGGTGAAAGTGTTATCACCAAAAGAAGTGAGTTTAGACTTTGCCAAAGGTCTGATTCACTGGGAAAACCCAGAGAGCCTGTTTCCTAACATGACGACCACAGGAAACCCATATCCCAGCAGCATTGTCCGAAACATGGTGCTGATAAGCGTGTCCATATCTGCTGCAATGGCGGCACTCATCCTTCTGCTCTTGTGGGGTTTTTACCGATTAACGCTAAAAAGAACAGCTCAACTTTCCCAGAACAATGTTTGA